Proteins found in one Hevea brasiliensis isolate MT/VB/25A 57/8 chromosome 18, ASM3005281v1, whole genome shotgun sequence genomic segment:
- the LOC110653692 gene encoding nuclear pore complex protein NUP155 isoform X3, whose product MTCIACTDKGRIFLAGRDGHIYELHYTTGSGWHKRCRKVCLTAGLGSVISRWVVPNVFKFGATDPIVEMVFDSERQILYARTEEMKLQVFLLGPNGDGPLKKVTEERNLFSHKDVHYAGRQSAGPRAPNRSVKPSIVCISPLSTLESKWLHLVAVLSDGRRMYISTSPSSGSNGTVGGLGRFNINHQRPNCLKVVTTRPSPPIGVSGGLTFGAISLASRTPNEDLALKVETAYYSAGTLVLSDSSPPTMSSLVIVNRDSSLQSGALGTSVRSSRALREIVSSLPVEGRMLFVADVLPLPDTAATVHSLYSEIDFFGFESSREPCEKASGKLWAKGDLSTQHILPRRKIVVFSTMGMMEVVFNRPVDILRRLFEANSPRSILEDFFNRYGAGEAAAMCLLLAARIVHSETLISNAVAEKAAETYEDPRVVGMPQLEGINALSNTRTTTGGFSMGQVVQEAEPVFSGAHEGLCLCTSRLLFPLWELPVFVARGTSDVTSESGVVTCRLSVGALQVIENKIRSLEKFLRSRRNQRRGLYGCVAGLGDVTGSILYGTGSDLGNGDRSMVRSLFGAYSRNVESSAGATSNKRQRLPYSPAELAAMEVRAMECIRQLLLRSGEALFLLQLLSQHHVARLVQGFDANLLQALVQLTFHQLVCSEEGDRIATMLISALMEYYTGPDGRGTVDDISGRLREGCPSYFKESDYKFFLAVECLERAAVTSDLVEKENLAREAFNFLSKVPESADLRTVCKRFEDLRFYEAVVRLPLQKAQALDPAGDAFNDQIDEAIREHAIAQREKCYEIITSALRSLRVESLQMEFGSPVRPAAMRPVLDQASRKKYICQIVQLSVQSSDRLFHEYLYRTMIDLGLENELLEYGGPDLVPFLQNAGREPLREVKVQAVSAISTTSSISHSKAPITSNQAKYFDLLARYYVLKRQHMLAAHILLRLAERRSTDARDVPSLEQRRQYLSNAVIQAKNASDNGGLVGSARGAGALDSGLLDLLEGKLVVLRFQIKIKEELEAIASTLESSSSMSEPIQNGSVPDNNANVEYVKVVREKAKELSLDLKSITQLYNEYAVPFELWEVCLEMLYFANYSGDADSSIVRETWARLIDQALSSGGIAEACSVLKRVGSHMYPGDGAVLPLDTLCLHLEKAALERLESGVESVGDEDVARALLAACKGATEPVLNAYDQLLSNGAILPSPNLRLRLLRSVLVVLREWAMSVFAQRMGTTTSGASLILGGTFSQEQTTVINQGIRDKITSAANRYMTEVRRLPLPQSKTEAVYRGFRELEESLISPFSYDRF is encoded by the exons ATGACTTGTATTGCATGTACTGATAAGGGTCGCATCTTCTTGGCTGGGCGCGATGGCCATATTTATGAGTTGCATTACACAACTGGTTCTGGATGGCATAAAAGATGTCGTAAGGTTTGCCTCACTGCAGGATTGGGTAGTGTCATCTCAAG GTGGGTTGTACCAAATGTATTTAAGTTTGGAGCCACTGATCCCATTGTTGAAATGGTTTTTGATAGTGAAAGACAGATTCTGTATGCAAGAACTGAAGAGATGAAACTTCAGGTTTTCCTTCTAGGACCAAATGGAGATGGGCCATTGAAGAAAGTTACAGAAGAAAGAAATTTGTTCAGTCACAAGGATGTACATTATGCAGGTAGACAGTCAGCAGGACCAAGAGCCCCTAACAGATCTGTGAAGCCATCTATTGTTTGCATCTCACCTTTATCCACACTGGAATCTAAGTGGTTGCACCTTGTTGCTGTTTTATCAGATGGCAGAAGGATGTACATTTCCACTTCTCCATCTAGTGGCAGTAATGGTACCGTTGGAGGTTTGGGTCGATTCAATATTAATCATCAGAGACCAAACTGTTTAAAAGTTGTAACAACTAGGCCTTCTCCTCCTATAGGGGTCAGCGGTGGACTCACTTTTGGAGCCATATCTCTTGCCAGTAGAACTCCAAATGAGGATCTCGCACTAAAGGTTGAAACAGCATATTATTCTGCTGGAACTCTTGTCCTTTCTGATTCCTCACCCCCAACCATGTCTTCTCTAGTCATTGTGAATAGGGACTCAAGCTTGCAATCAGGTGCTTTAGGTACTAGCGTGAGGAGTTCTCGAGCTTTACGAGAAATTGTCTCCTCCCTACCTGTTGAAGGTCGAATGCTTTTTGTGGCAGATGTCCTGCCCTTACCAGATACAGCTGCAACTGTGCATTCACTGTATTCAGAAATTGATTTTTTCGGATTTGAAAGTTCAAGGGAGCCCTGTGAAAAGGCATCTGGAAAACTTTGGGCTAAAGGTGACCTTTCCACCCAGCATATACTTCCAAGACGGAAAATTGTTGTTTTTAGTACTATGGGAATGATGGAAGTAGTTTTTAATAGGCCTGTGGACATTCTGAGAAGGCTGTTTGAGGCTAACTCACCTAGATCAATCTTGGAAGATTTCTTCAATCGTTATGGAGCTGGTGAGGCAGCTGCAATGTGCTTATTGTTAGCTGCAAGGATAGTTCATTCTGAAACTCTTATAAGTAATGCTGTTGCTGAGAAGGCAGCAGAAACATATGAGGATCCAAGAGTTGTTGGAATGCCACAACTTGAAGGTATTAATGCACTATCAAACACTAGAACAACAACCGGGGGTTTTAGCATGGGGCAGGTTGTTCAGGAGGCAGAGCCTGTATTTTCAGGTGCACATGAAGGGCTTTGCCTGTGCACATCAAGGTTACTTTTCCCTCTCTGGGAACTCCCTGTCTTTGTCGCCAGAGGTACATCTGATGTGACATCTGAAAGTGGAGTAGTAACATGCAGACTCTCTGTTGGGGCTCTTCAGGTTATTGAAAATAAGATTCGTTCTTTAGAGAAGTTCTTAAGATCCAGAAGAAATCAGAGAAGGGGGCTTTATGGCTGTGTAGCTGGTTTAGGGGATGTGACCGGTTCTATATTGTATGGAACTGGTTCAGACTTAGGTAATGGTGACAGAAGTATGGTGAGAAGCTTATTTGGCGCTTATTCGCGGAATGTTGAGTCTAGTGCTGGTGCTACATCAAATAAACGGCAACGATTACCTTATAGTCCTGCAGAATTGGCTGCCATGGAG GTCAGAGCAATGGAGTGTATCAGGCAATTGCTTCTTAGATCTGGTGAAGCATTGTTTCTGCTACAGCTTCTTTCCCAGCATCATGTGGCACGGTTGGTTCAAGGGTTTGATGCAAATTTACTACAAGCACTAGTTCAATTAACATTCCATCAACTAGTTTGTTCTGAGGAAGGTGATCGTATTGCTACAATGCTAATATCTGCACTAATGGAG TATTATACTGGTCCTGATGGCAGAGGAACGGTAGATGATATAAGTGGGAGATTACGGGAGGGATGTCCAAGCTATTTCAAGGAGTCAGATTACAAGTTTTTCTTGGCTGTGGAATGTCTTGAAAGAGCTGCTGTAACTTCAGACCTTGTGGAGAAGGAGAATCTTGCTAGAGAGGCCTTCAATTTTTTAAGTAAAGTTCCAGAGTCTGCAGATTTAAGAACTGTTTGCAAAAGGTTTGAGGATTTAAG ATTTTATGAAGCTGTGGTACGCTTGCCTCTGCAGAAGGCACAGGCTCTTGATCCTGCTGGTGATGCTTTTAATGACCAAATTGATGAAGCAATTAGAGAACATGCAATAGCTCAGCGTGAAAAGTGCTATGAGATAATTACTAGTGCTTTACGTTCTCTTAGAGTTGAATCTTTGCAAATGGAGTTTGGATCTCCAGTGAGGCCTGCTGCCATGCGACCAGTGCTTGATCAGGCTTCTCGAAAGAAATATATCTGCCAAATTGTTCAACTCAGTGTTCAATCATCTGACAGACTGTTTCATGAGTATCTGTACCGGACTATGATTGATTTGGGCCTCGAAAATGAGCTATTGGAGTATGGTGGTCCTGATTTAGTGCCTTTCCTGCAAAATGCTGGCCGTGAACCATTGCGGGAGGTAAAG GTCCAAGCTGTTTCTGCTATATCTACAACTTCTTCCATTAGTCATTCAAAAGCACCCATCACTTCTAATCAAGCAAAATACTTTGATCTTTTGGCACGGTATTATGTCTTGAAGCGGCAGCATATGCTTGCAGCTCACATTTTGCTAAGACTGGCTGAAAGGCGTTCAACTGATGCAAGAGATGTTCCCAGTCTTGAACAAAG GCGCCAATATCTAAGCAATGCTGTTATACAGGCAAAGAATGCTAGTGATAATGGTGGTTTGGTAGGTTCCGCAAGGGGTGCAGGTGCCTTGGACAGTGGGTTGCTAGATTTGCTTGAAGGGAAGCTTGTGGTTCTTCggtttcaaataaaaataaaagaggaACTGGAGGCTATAGCTTCCACGTTAGAATCTTCATCTAGCATGTCTGAGCCCATCCAAAATGGATCTGTCCCTGACAACAATGCCAATGTGGAGTATGTGAAAGTTGTACGAGAAAAAGCCAAAGAACTATCATTGGATTTAAAAAGCATAACTCAACTATATAATGAATATGCGGTTCCTTTTGAACTCTGGGAG GTATGTCTTGAGATGCTTTACTTTGCAAATTATTCTGGTGATGCTGATAGTAGCATTGTAAGGGAAACCTGGGCTAGACTAATAGATCAAGCTCTTTCAAGTGGTGGCATTGCTGAAGCTTGTTCAGTATTGAAGAGGGTTGGTTCCCACATGTATCCTGGAGATGGAGCTGTTTTACCTTTAGATACTTTATGTCTTCACCTTGAGAAGGCCGCTCTG GAGAGACTGGAATCAGGGGTTGAATCTGTTGGAGATGAAGATGTAGCAAGAGCTCTTCTTGCTGCTTGCAAGGGTGCAACCGAACCTGTCCTGAATGCATATGATCAGTTGTTGTCAAATGGAGCTATTTTGCCATCTCCCAACCTTAGGTTACGCCTTCTCAGATCAGTGCTAGTGGTACTCCGAGAATGGGCTATGTCTGTATTTGCACAGCGGATGGGTACTACGACAAGTGGAGCTTCCCTAATATTAGGTGGAACATTCTCACAGGAGCAAACAACAGTCATTAATCAGGGAATTCGTGATAAGATCACAAGTGCTGCAAACAG GTACATGACAGAAGTGAGGAGGTTGCCGCTTCCCCAGAGCAAAACTGAGGCTGTTTACCGAGGATTTCGAGAACTTGAAGAGTCTCTGATAAGTCCTTTTTCTTATGATCGATTCTAA